One segment of Spirosoma agri DNA contains the following:
- a CDS encoding LytR/AlgR family response regulator transcription factor yields MPNPLRCLLIDDEVAAHYVLQHYVEQVDRLVLVGSCYHALEAINFLHRQPVDLLFLDINMPQMNGLQMLETLTHPPKVILTTAHSEFALESYNYNVVDYLLKPIEFARFLKAIDKVVIAQPEETQQGSLPVPSPASFVIKVDGDWVRLAYDDLLYGQSWGNYVKLFTTQQVYVTALTMTELEQRLPASQFIRIHKSYLVSLHKIKRLSGNEVFVGQAALPVGLTYRRELVDRLQ; encoded by the coding sequence ATGCCCAATCCATTACGTTGCCTGCTCATTGACGATGAAGTGGCGGCTCATTACGTATTGCAGCACTACGTTGAGCAGGTAGACCGGCTGGTGCTGGTCGGCAGTTGCTATCATGCTCTCGAAGCCATCAACTTTCTGCATCGTCAACCCGTCGATCTGTTATTTCTGGATATTAATATGCCCCAGATGAACGGTCTCCAGATGCTGGAAACGCTGACCCATCCGCCCAAAGTCATTCTCACAACCGCTCATTCAGAGTTTGCGCTGGAAAGCTACAATTACAACGTAGTGGATTACCTGCTAAAGCCCATCGAGTTCGCCCGGTTCCTGAAGGCCATTGATAAAGTTGTGATCGCGCAACCCGAGGAAACGCAACAGGGGAGTTTACCTGTACCCAGTCCAGCCTCGTTCGTGATTAAAGTAGACGGCGACTGGGTACGACTGGCCTACGACGATCTGCTGTATGGCCAGAGCTGGGGCAATTACGTTAAGCTGTTCACCACGCAGCAGGTTTACGTAACGGCCTTGACCATGACCGAGCTCGAGCAGCGATTACCTGCTAGTCAATTTATTCGCATTCATAAATCATACCTAGTTTCTCTGCACAAAATTAAGCGCCTAAGCGGCAATGAGGTTTTTGTGGGCCAAGCAGCCCTACCCGTTGGGCTTACTTACCGCCGTGAATTAGTGGACCGGCTCCAGTGA
- a CDS encoding sensor histidine kinase gives MRLPTWFDNRKRWVWEGLFFVVLFVLMSLNSWNRLTTVNDFGRALIYFLLLYGQAQFHRFVLFPFLFNQQVRRYIVLTTLCLLAGSLVVYTANYWLYPEFYNRQDWREIGLFHLATCTVSLIAIMALFLIQRFYQQQQERHADQLLLQEVQMKFLHAQLNPHFFFNTLNNLYGISLHQPNRMPDLLMQLSKLMRYQVDSSRRSWVSLLQEVEFITSYISLERERVGNRCQIDYSYPTDPCMLQGYQLAPLLLIPLVENAFKHGTGDIQGCFVLISLTLTGDTLTLNVENSVPARRKATVTSTGLGLQNTRQRLEILYAGKHQLRIEQPPGRYKTELIVQLIPLSHAQSITLPAH, from the coding sequence ATGCGACTACCTACCTGGTTCGATAACCGAAAACGATGGGTATGGGAAGGACTCTTCTTCGTAGTCCTCTTCGTGCTGATGTCCCTCAACTCCTGGAATCGACTGACCACCGTCAATGATTTTGGCCGAGCCCTCATCTACTTTCTGCTGCTCTATGGTCAGGCGCAGTTTCACCGGTTTGTGCTGTTTCCGTTTCTGTTCAATCAGCAGGTCAGGCGCTATATCGTCCTGACGACTCTTTGTTTGCTGGCAGGCAGTTTGGTGGTCTACACGGCCAATTACTGGCTTTATCCCGAATTTTATAACAGGCAGGACTGGCGCGAAATAGGTCTTTTTCACCTGGCTACCTGTACCGTTAGTCTGATTGCGATTATGGCTCTTTTCCTGATCCAACGATTTTACCAGCAGCAGCAGGAGCGCCATGCGGATCAGTTGTTGCTTCAGGAAGTACAAATGAAATTTCTGCACGCTCAGCTGAACCCGCATTTCTTTTTCAATACGCTCAACAACCTATACGGCATCAGTTTACACCAGCCCAACCGGATGCCTGATTTGCTCATGCAGCTCTCGAAGCTGATGCGGTATCAGGTCGACAGCAGTCGGCGGTCGTGGGTATCGCTTTTGCAGGAGGTCGAATTCATTACCAGCTACATAAGCCTGGAGCGGGAACGGGTAGGAAATCGCTGCCAGATCGATTATAGCTACCCAACTGATCCGTGTATGCTGCAAGGCTACCAGCTGGCACCTTTGCTCCTGATCCCGCTGGTCGAGAATGCGTTCAAACACGGAACGGGTGATATCCAGGGGTGTTTCGTGCTTATTTCGCTGACGCTGACCGGCGATACGCTGACCCTCAATGTCGAAAACTCGGTGCCGGCGCGTCGTAAGGCGACCGTTACATCGACGGGGCTGGGCTTGCAAAATACGCGGCAACGGCTCGAAATTCTATATGCCGGTAAACATCAGTTACGGATCGAACAGCCACCGGGTCGGTACAAAACCGAACTGATCGTTCAGCTAATTCCTCTGTCTCATGCCCAATCCATTACGTTGCCTGCTCATTGA
- a CDS encoding DoxX family protein, whose product MVRQFFQKLLVAYPDLAALVLRLGFGVMMSVNHGYVKFVHFHEWKTDFTRFMGLDGSLSLTLAIFAELVCSIMLVLGLFTRLALVPLLIAMVVIFQSHNWDFLGEGELATSFLIGYLAILAAGPGRYSLDWLLGKRLKNRGELNRVV is encoded by the coding sequence ATGGTCCGCCAATTTTTCCAGAAGCTTTTAGTTGCTTATCCCGATCTAGCTGCCCTGGTGTTACGCTTGGGTTTTGGTGTTATGATGAGCGTCAATCATGGGTACGTCAAATTCGTGCATTTCCACGAGTGGAAAACGGACTTTACCCGCTTTATGGGTTTGGATGGCTCGCTTTCGTTGACACTGGCTATCTTCGCGGAACTGGTCTGTTCGATTATGCTGGTCCTGGGCTTGTTTACCCGGCTGGCGCTGGTTCCCCTGCTGATCGCGATGGTCGTTATTTTTCAGTCACACAACTGGGATTTTCTGGGCGAGGGTGAACTGGCAACGAGCTTTCTGATTGGCTATCTGGCCATTTTAGCGGCCGGACCGGGCCGTTATAGTCTGGACTGGCTGCTTGGTAAGCGGTTGAAGAACAGGGGTGAGCTAAACCGAGTCGTGTAG
- a CDS encoding efflux RND transporter periplasmic adaptor subunit, which yields MFPINTVSKLGSLFLALFLTLSQFGCGSSTSETTTTADVPTLPVVLVKTASVNTYQEFSATLEGRVNVDIRPQVEGYLEKIYVDEGAAVRKGQPLFRIDTRTYQQQVGNASASLLASKANLDKAALEVARLTPLVENNVVSDVQLKAAQSAYAAAKANVEQARSVVGNATVNLNRTLITAPASGFIGRLPYKTGSLVGRAELQPLTTLSDVHEVFAYFSMSEVDFLHFTERSSGTSLADKIKKLPPVDLILADGKAYAQKGRIELVTGQFDKTMGSISFRAVFPNAQGLLRSGITGRVRIPQAHPSAVVVPQEATFERQDRVFVYALADSNKVVSKPLEIAGKSGNFYLVTKGIQPGERIVREGLDRLRDGDMITPRLIATDSLTAARVQ from the coding sequence ATGTTCCCAATCAATACCGTATCTAAGTTAGGTTCACTCTTCTTAGCCTTATTTCTCACGCTGAGCCAGTTTGGTTGCGGCTCATCAACCAGCGAAACCACAACGACTGCCGACGTGCCTACGCTGCCTGTCGTACTGGTCAAAACGGCATCCGTGAATACGTATCAGGAGTTTTCGGCGACGCTGGAAGGTCGGGTGAACGTCGATATCCGGCCGCAGGTAGAAGGTTACCTGGAAAAAATTTATGTTGATGAAGGCGCGGCTGTTCGCAAAGGTCAGCCCCTGTTTCGTATCGATACGCGCACCTACCAGCAGCAGGTCGGCAATGCCAGCGCCAGCCTATTGGCGTCGAAAGCTAATTTAGATAAAGCCGCCCTGGAAGTGGCCCGATTGACGCCGTTGGTTGAGAATAACGTCGTGTCGGATGTGCAGCTCAAAGCCGCTCAGTCGGCTTACGCGGCTGCTAAAGCCAATGTTGAACAGGCACGTTCGGTGGTCGGCAACGCCACTGTTAACCTGAACCGGACCTTGATCACGGCTCCGGCGAGTGGCTTCATTGGTCGATTGCCCTACAAAACCGGAAGCCTGGTGGGACGTGCCGAGTTACAACCCCTAACCACACTCTCGGACGTGCATGAGGTGTTTGCTTATTTCTCGATGAGCGAGGTCGATTTCCTGCATTTCACCGAACGATCATCGGGTACGAGTCTGGCAGATAAAATCAAAAAACTGCCGCCCGTCGATCTGATTCTGGCCGATGGTAAAGCGTATGCGCAGAAAGGCCGGATCGAGCTGGTGACGGGACAATTTGACAAAACGATGGGTTCCATCAGTTTCCGGGCCGTTTTCCCAAATGCGCAGGGGTTGCTCCGCTCCGGCATTACTGGGCGCGTGCGTATTCCGCAAGCCCATCCATCAGCGGTGGTTGTACCGCAGGAAGCTACGTTCGAGCGGCAGGACCGTGTGTTCGTCTACGCGCTGGCCGACAGCAATAAAGTGGTAAGTAAACCGCTCGAAATTGCGGGCAAAAGTGGCAATTTTTACCTGGTCACGAAGGGTATTCAGCCCGGCGAACGGATCGTTCGGGAAGGGCTGGACCGGCTTCGTGATGGCGACATGATCACCCCGCGACTCATAGCAACCGACAGCCTGACAGCCGCCCGCGTCCAGTAA
- a CDS encoding efflux RND transporter permease subunit produces the protein MFKLFIERPVLATVISILLVILGVISLVSLPVTQFPEIAPPSVQVAASYPGANAEVVARSVATPLEEAINGVENMTYMTSSSGNDGSVAVNIYFKLGTNPDLAAVNVQNRVAKATSLLPAEVIQAGISTQKQQNSMIMILNLNSNEAVYDETFLQNYAKINLIPELQRVSGVGQVMVFGVKDYSMRVWLKPDRLVALGLSPQEVIGAIREQNLEAAPGKIGENSREAFEYVIKYKGKLNQPEQYENIILKANADGSTIQLKDVARIEFGSFTYSGDTRVNGKPSVGIAINQMAGSNANDIQVAILSIMDKAAGAFPKGINYTIGYSTKTFLDESIDQVTHTLIEAFILVFIVVFLFLQDFRSTLIPAIAVPVAIIGTFFFMQLFGFTINLLTLFALVLAIGIVVDDAIVVVEAVHAKMEKSRQSARSATIQSMQEISGAIISITLVMAAVFVPVGFMNGPAGVFYQQFAFTLAIAILISAVNALTLSPALCALLLKNPHGEDESDNDGHSKKGFLNRFFDAFNAGFTSLTNKYVGSLRFLIRNKWVGLSGLALVTAVTVFLMRTTPTGFIPSEDQGFIAYSLKLPAGASLQRTQKVADKIEGILHKTQAVEQHIEISGFNMIANSASPSYAAGFVKMKPYADRGAVKDLQQVVDSVSKQVAGVEEGRVDVFTMPTVPGFSNVDGFELLLQDRTGGKIDKLSATANAFIEELQKRPEIAAAFTTFDTGTPQFELELDVKKAKQLGVSTSDILQTMQVYYGSTFASDFNRFGKFYRVIAQADAPYRADPSSLTSIYVKKASGLMVPMTTFVTLKRVYGPEAITRNNLFTSVAINGQAKPGYSTGDAIRAVEEVAKKKLPVGYTYEWTGMTREEIAAGSQSSLIFGLSLVFVYFLLAAQYESYVLPWAVLLSIPTGILGVFAFINLAGIDNNIYVQVGLIMLIGLLAKNAILIVEFAIQRRQAGMGLLASALDAAKLRLRPILMTSFAFIVGLVPLMSATGASAKGNHSISIGTAGGMLTGVLLGLFIIPVLFVIFQGIQEKIKRPRTAEERKALAEEAFANHPITRN, from the coding sequence ATGTTTAAGCTATTCATCGAACGCCCGGTACTGGCTACGGTTATTTCTATCCTGCTGGTTATCCTGGGTGTCATCTCCCTGGTTTCGCTGCCCGTTACGCAGTTTCCTGAAATTGCTCCGCCCAGCGTGCAGGTAGCGGCCTCCTACCCCGGTGCCAACGCCGAAGTGGTGGCCCGCTCCGTCGCGACTCCACTCGAAGAAGCCATCAACGGGGTCGAGAACATGACCTATATGACCTCGTCATCAGGCAACGACGGGTCGGTGGCGGTCAACATTTATTTCAAGCTGGGCACGAATCCCGATCTGGCAGCGGTGAACGTACAGAACCGGGTGGCCAAAGCAACGAGTCTGCTACCTGCCGAAGTGATTCAGGCGGGCATTTCGACGCAGAAACAGCAGAACAGCATGATCATGATCCTCAACCTGAACAGCAATGAGGCCGTTTATGACGAAACGTTCTTGCAGAACTACGCTAAAATAAACCTGATTCCGGAGTTGCAGCGGGTGAGTGGGGTAGGGCAGGTAATGGTCTTTGGTGTGAAGGATTATTCCATGCGGGTCTGGCTCAAGCCGGACCGGCTGGTGGCGCTTGGCCTGTCGCCCCAGGAGGTGATCGGGGCCATTCGGGAGCAGAATCTGGAAGCGGCACCGGGTAAAATTGGGGAGAACAGCCGCGAAGCGTTCGAGTATGTAATCAAATATAAGGGCAAACTCAACCAGCCGGAGCAGTACGAAAACATCATTCTGAAAGCCAATGCCGATGGCTCAACCATTCAGCTCAAGGACGTAGCGCGCATTGAATTTGGCTCGTTCACCTACAGTGGTGATACGCGCGTCAACGGGAAACCCAGCGTCGGCATTGCTATCAACCAGATGGCGGGTTCGAACGCCAATGATATCCAGGTGGCCATTCTGTCGATCATGGATAAAGCCGCCGGTGCGTTTCCCAAAGGCATAAATTACACCATCGGTTACAGCACAAAAACGTTCCTTGACGAATCCATCGATCAGGTGACACACACGCTGATTGAGGCCTTTATTCTGGTGTTTATCGTGGTGTTCCTTTTCCTGCAGGACTTCCGGTCGACGCTTATTCCGGCCATTGCGGTGCCGGTTGCCATCATTGGTACGTTCTTTTTCATGCAGTTGTTCGGCTTCACGATCAACCTACTAACGCTCTTTGCGCTGGTACTAGCCATCGGGATTGTGGTCGACGATGCCATTGTGGTGGTCGAAGCGGTTCACGCCAAGATGGAGAAAAGTAGGCAGTCGGCGCGGTCGGCAACGATCCAGTCTATGCAGGAAATTTCAGGGGCTATCATTTCCATTACGCTGGTGATGGCGGCTGTGTTCGTGCCGGTCGGGTTTATGAACGGCCCGGCGGGCGTTTTTTACCAGCAATTCGCGTTTACGCTAGCCATCGCCATCCTGATCTCAGCGGTCAACGCACTCACGCTGAGTCCGGCGCTGTGCGCGCTGCTGCTGAAAAATCCGCACGGTGAGGATGAATCGGATAACGATGGTCATTCGAAGAAAGGGTTTCTGAATCGGTTCTTCGACGCGTTCAATGCGGGCTTTACCTCGCTCACGAATAAGTACGTCGGTAGTCTTCGGTTTTTGATTCGTAACAAATGGGTTGGTTTGAGCGGGCTGGCGTTAGTGACTGCTGTCACGGTCTTTCTGATGCGAACCACACCAACGGGCTTCATTCCGTCGGAGGATCAGGGTTTCATTGCCTATTCGTTGAAACTCCCGGCGGGGGCATCCCTGCAACGCACGCAGAAAGTGGCCGATAAAATTGAAGGCATTTTGCACAAAACACAGGCCGTCGAGCAGCATATCGAAATCAGTGGGTTCAACATGATTGCCAACTCAGCCAGCCCATCGTATGCCGCCGGGTTCGTCAAAATGAAACCTTACGCTGACAGGGGCGCCGTTAAGGATCTTCAGCAGGTAGTCGATTCGGTCAGCAAACAGGTAGCGGGTGTAGAAGAAGGTCGGGTCGATGTATTTACCATGCCCACCGTTCCGGGCTTTAGCAACGTCGATGGCTTCGAACTGCTGTTGCAGGATCGAACCGGCGGTAAAATTGATAAGCTCAGCGCTACGGCCAATGCTTTTATTGAGGAACTACAGAAGCGCCCTGAAATCGCGGCCGCCTTCACGACCTTCGATACGGGTACGCCCCAGTTTGAACTGGAGTTGGATGTCAAAAAAGCCAAACAACTCGGCGTTTCGACCAGCGATATTCTACAAACGATGCAGGTGTATTACGGCAGCACATTTGCGTCGGACTTTAATCGGTTCGGTAAATTCTACCGCGTCATTGCCCAGGCCGACGCACCGTATCGGGCTGATCCGTCGTCGCTGACCAGCATTTACGTGAAGAAGGCTTCGGGGCTGATGGTTCCGATGACGACGTTCGTTACGTTGAAACGCGTGTATGGACCGGAAGCCATCACCCGAAATAACCTCTTTACCTCGGTCGCCATTAATGGACAGGCTAAGCCGGGGTATAGTACGGGCGATGCCATCCGGGCGGTGGAGGAAGTAGCGAAGAAAAAACTCCCGGTTGGGTACACCTACGAGTGGACCGGCATGACGCGTGAAGAAATTGCGGCTGGTAGTCAGTCGAGTTTGATTTTTGGGCTTAGCCTGGTGTTCGTTTATTTCCTGCTGGCGGCTCAGTATGAGAGCTATGTACTACCGTGGGCGGTATTACTTTCCATTCCGACGGGGATTCTGGGCGTATTCGCGTTCATCAATCTGGCCGGAATCGACAACAACATTTACGTACAGGTGGGCTTGATCATGCTGATCGGCTTGCTGGCCAAGAATGCTATTCTGATCGTCGAATTCGCCATCCAGCGACGGCAGGCGGGTATGGGCTTACTGGCCTCGGCACTGGATGCGGCCAAACTGCGGCTACGCCCCATTCTGATGACGTCGTTTGCGTTCATTGTCGGGCTGGTGCCGTTGATGAGCGCCACGGGGGCATCAGCCAAAGGCAATCACTCGATCAGTATCGGTACGGCGGGCGGTATGCTGACGGGCGTGCTGCTGGGGCTGTTTATCATCCCCGTCCTGTTCGTCATTTTTCAGGGAATTCAGGAGAAAATCAAGCGGCCCAGAACGGCCGAAGAACGGAAGGCATTGGCCGAAGAAGCGTTTGCCAACCACCCGATAACTCGTAATTAA
- a CDS encoding efflux transporter outer membrane subunit, with protein MSRPFFSSSRLSAVLVALTLFVSGCKVGQNYQRPTVQLPEQFGQRSKFDTTSVALIPWRQFFRDTELQNLIGTALANNFDLQIAIKRIEENQAYVRQTRYALLPAVNAQIAASTVTPSRNSLNGLSLENFIGTRHLEDYSANLSLAWEVDIWGRIRRQNEATLAQFLQTEEAAKAVRTNLVASVATGYFNVLLLDAQLDVAKRNVALGDSIVRLVRFQKKSGDVTELAVQQAEVQRQTADLLRSQLEQALVIEQNGIRQLLGDWPGAIARSSQLTTYPLADTLLVGVPAQLLANRPDVRTSELGLVAANARAGVAEASLYPALTITGSGGLNSFQAGNWFALPNSLFYNLAAGLVQPVFGRRQLKTQLDVSRIQREAALIQFRQSLNTAVTDVSNALVRNEKLQEQERIATTRAQTVQGAINNAKLLFKSGMATYLEVITAQSNALQAELTLADIKRQRLGAMVDVYRSLGGGWR; from the coding sequence ATGTCACGACCCTTCTTTTCGTCGTCTCGCTTGTCAGCCGTCCTGGTTGCGCTCACCTTGTTTGTCTCAGGGTGTAAAGTGGGCCAGAACTACCAGCGCCCGACGGTGCAACTGCCTGAGCAGTTCGGGCAACGTAGCAAATTCGATACCACCAGCGTCGCGCTGATTCCCTGGCGGCAGTTCTTTCGGGATACCGAATTACAGAACCTGATTGGAACGGCATTGGCCAACAATTTTGATTTGCAGATCGCCATCAAACGGATCGAGGAAAACCAGGCCTATGTGCGCCAGACGCGTTACGCCTTGTTGCCCGCCGTCAACGCGCAAATTGCGGCTTCGACGGTGACGCCATCCCGCAACAGTCTGAATGGGCTGAGCCTGGAGAATTTTATTGGCACCCGGCACCTGGAAGATTACTCCGCTAACCTGTCTCTAGCCTGGGAGGTAGACATCTGGGGGCGAATCCGTCGGCAGAACGAAGCCACCCTGGCTCAATTCCTGCAAACCGAAGAAGCGGCCAAAGCGGTACGTACCAATCTGGTGGCGAGTGTAGCAACGGGCTATTTTAACGTCTTACTGCTCGATGCCCAACTGGATGTGGCGAAGCGGAACGTAGCCTTGGGCGATTCCATCGTTCGATTGGTTCGGTTCCAGAAAAAGTCAGGCGATGTGACGGAACTGGCGGTTCAACAGGCCGAAGTCCAACGCCAAACCGCCGATCTGTTACGCTCGCAGTTGGAGCAGGCATTGGTCATCGAGCAGAATGGCATTCGACAGTTGCTGGGCGATTGGCCGGGTGCCATTGCCCGAAGCAGCCAACTCACGACGTATCCTCTTGCCGACACCTTGCTGGTGGGTGTACCGGCGCAACTGCTGGCTAACCGGCCCGATGTCCGGACGAGCGAACTTGGCCTGGTAGCAGCCAATGCCCGCGCTGGCGTTGCCGAAGCCAGTTTGTACCCGGCCCTGACCATTACAGGAAGTGGCGGTTTGAATTCGTTTCAGGCCGGAAACTGGTTTGCTCTGCCTAACTCCCTGTTTTATAACCTGGCAGCTGGTTTGGTACAACCCGTTTTTGGCCGTCGCCAACTAAAAACGCAGCTTGACGTGAGTCGGATTCAGCGGGAAGCCGCCCTTATTCAGTTTCGGCAAAGTCTGAATACGGCCGTTACCGACGTGTCGAACGCGCTGGTTCGGAATGAGAAATTGCAGGAGCAGGAACGAATTGCCACAACGCGCGCCCAAACGGTACAGGGCGCGATCAACAATGCCAAACTGCTGTTTAAGAGCGGGATGGCTACCTATCTGGAGGTGATTACGGCGCAAAGCAACGCCCTTCAGGCAGAGTTAACCTTAGCCGACATCAAGCGGCAGCGGCTGGGGGCTATGGTTGACGTTTATCGGTCGCTGGGGGGCGGCTGGCGATGA
- a CDS encoding WG repeat-containing protein, protein MVKKITKACRSYQTFLTDKNGRKLTPAYRDIGDFEEGLAEFVPMQRSGQGYGLHGFIDKQGKVIIEPKYISTDRFRQGKTWVIYPAGSHYGLSYIDRRGKELYKIPIQHYSIDYLIKNATIDHTCNHDTKEDVLWWRKGEFFILNFNFTPFVTEQIQRSKHVTAFKYQGKFGIIDPDLVLKVPVALDAVDVDYTYSGQGMQRVQYGAKYGYVSPVTGELIVPFNYTDTRKPTNGLFWVKKNGKWGCIDKTGQLRIPHLYDEATGFTAEDRSAVAIKGKFGHIDKSGNVRTPLTYDFASYYQHGLSMVRMKDKYGFIDTTNRLIIPLIYDEAFPFDRVTTIVERYWLRYELSLNGREKFLGFSYKLDAVLIIIGLLLFIWFNSLIIRVISKFRPVR, encoded by the coding sequence GTGGTCAAAAAGATTACTAAGGCGTGCCGTTCCTACCAAACCTTCCTGACCGATAAGAACGGCCGCAAACTAACGCCTGCTTACCGCGATATTGGAGACTTCGAAGAAGGGCTAGCCGAGTTTGTCCCGATGCAACGTAGCGGGCAAGGGTATGGTCTGCACGGATTTATCGATAAACAGGGAAAGGTCATTATTGAGCCAAAATACATCTCCACTGACCGATTCCGCCAAGGCAAAACCTGGGTCATTTATCCGGCCGGTTCCCACTATGGGCTTTCATATATTGATCGGAGGGGAAAAGAGCTGTACAAAATCCCCATTCAGCACTATTCAATCGATTACCTGATCAAAAACGCGACAATCGATCATACCTGTAACCACGACACCAAGGAAGATGTGCTTTGGTGGCGAAAGGGCGAATTCTTTATTCTCAACTTCAACTTTACTCCCTTTGTCACGGAGCAGATCCAGCGATCCAAACACGTTACGGCCTTTAAATACCAGGGAAAATTTGGCATCATCGACCCTGACTTGGTGCTGAAAGTTCCGGTGGCGCTCGATGCCGTTGATGTCGATTACACCTACTCAGGCCAAGGTATGCAACGCGTGCAATATGGGGCCAAGTATGGGTACGTGAGTCCGGTAACGGGCGAACTGATCGTTCCCTTCAATTATACCGATACCCGCAAGCCAACCAACGGCCTGTTTTGGGTCAAGAAGAATGGCAAATGGGGCTGTATTGACAAAACCGGCCAGTTGCGCATTCCTCATTTGTACGATGAAGCAACTGGCTTTACCGCCGAAGATCGGTCAGCGGTGGCCATAAAGGGCAAGTTCGGCCATATCGACAAGTCGGGCAACGTACGTACGCCGTTGACCTATGATTTTGCCTCGTATTATCAGCATGGCCTCTCGATGGTTCGTATGAAGGATAAATACGGCTTTATCGATACGACCAATCGGTTGATTATCCCACTCATCTACGACGAAGCGTTCCCCTTTGACCGTGTAACGACGATCGTTGAGCGCTACTGGCTTCGGTATGAACTCTCCCTGAATGGTAGGGAGAAATTCCTGGGCTTCTCCTACAAGCTGGATGCCGTATTAATTATCATTGGCCTACTGCTCTTTATCTGGTTCAACAGTTTGATTATAAGAGTAATCAGCAAGTTTAGGCCCGTGCGGTAG
- a CDS encoding helix-turn-helix domain-containing protein, whose translation MQSGLSAQPLWIALYKEAKYSVEQIARELHIAKTTLYKHLRQRGVEIGVAGEKPIATM comes from the coding sequence ATCCAAAGCGGGCTTTCTGCTCAGCCGCTTTGGATAGCCCTTTACAAAGAAGCCAAATACTCAGTGGAACAAATCGCTCGTGAGTTACACATCGCTAAAACCACCCTTTACAAACACCTCCGTCAACGAGGAGTCGAAATTGGCGTTGCAGGTGAAAAGCCAATTGCCACAATGTAG
- a CDS encoding sugar phosphate isomerase/epimerase family protein produces the protein MFSRRQFLLATGALATGLPAATSQAKDKYPIGIQLYTVREWMNQDPVGTLKQLAAIGYTLLESYQGDKGIYFGLKPAEFTKIAHDLGMTLFASHFNLGKTAENSITEAAAVGLNYMIVPYNELTSLETTKRAVDEYTRLGELCQKHGIQFGYHNHGYDFETFEGVVPYDLFLKQIDPKLMIMEMELYWFARMEVDPLSYIQKYPGRFPIWHVKDMDKQDRTANTEVGRGNIDYNRLFDHAKQAGLQYSIVEQDGHFHPSVWSSLTTSFKATKILGR, from the coding sequence ATGTTTTCACGCCGACAATTTCTCCTGGCCACCGGGGCGCTGGCTACCGGTCTTCCTGCTGCGACTTCTCAGGCCAAAGATAAGTATCCCATTGGTATTCAGTTGTATACCGTTCGGGAATGGATGAATCAGGACCCCGTGGGCACGCTCAAGCAACTGGCGGCTATTGGCTATACGCTGCTGGAATCCTATCAGGGTGACAAGGGCATTTATTTTGGGTTGAAACCGGCGGAGTTTACTAAAATAGCCCATGACCTGGGCATGACGCTGTTTGCCTCTCATTTCAATCTGGGCAAAACAGCAGAGAACTCCATCACCGAGGCCGCTGCCGTAGGGCTCAACTACATGATTGTCCCGTATAATGAGCTCACTAGTCTGGAGACAACCAAGCGGGCGGTGGACGAGTATACCCGGTTAGGCGAGTTATGCCAGAAACATGGCATTCAATTTGGCTATCATAACCATGGGTATGATTTTGAGACCTTCGAAGGTGTGGTGCCTTATGACTTGTTTCTGAAACAGATTGATCCTAAGCTGATGATCATGGAGATGGAGTTGTATTGGTTTGCCCGCATGGAGGTGGATCCATTAAGCTACATCCAGAAATATCCGGGCCGCTTTCCCATCTGGCATGTCAAGGATATGGATAAGCAGGATCGCACGGCCAATACGGAGGTAGGCAGAGGCAATATTGATTACAACCGGCTTTTTGACCACGCCAAGCAAGCGGGTTTACAGTATTCGATCGTGGAGCAGGACGGTCATTTCCACCCTTCCGTTTGGTCCAGTCTAACGACTAGTTTTAAGGCTACAAAAATACTAGGGCGGTAG